A segment of the Macrobrachium nipponense isolate FS-2020 chromosome 1, ASM1510439v2, whole genome shotgun sequence genome:
gccaatgcctttcatttccaATACACATACTTGTTAAGGACTTAGGGAGCCTCTGAAATCagtaccagctccgaaccagccgACGGGGATAATGTAGATCCAGAGGCATCTTACCATCATCTACAAGCATATTCTCAGTGGGAGATGATTGAAATGCTCACTATACACAATCTTATTCCCTAATGATGGATTGAAttaagcattttaaggctattagACTTTGTTGAGGTGTACTCTTCACACCCATAAGTTAATTTGGAAAACACTAATGCTCTGTATAGTCTCAGCATCTGAATATGGTCTGCATCCCACGAAGTGTGGGACTTAACTTTCAGCGCATTCATTACTTCCAAGCACTTTGTCTTGATATACATCAGATTGGAATCCAAGTCAACTTGCTGTAAAAATTCAGCCCAAGAAACCTCATTTCACCAATACATGGGAGTTTTGGCCCATGTATGAACAGATATGGATCAGGATGGAATCCTTGTATACGGCAAAAATGCATGGTTACAGTTTTACTGACTGAAAACATAAATCCATTCAACTCAGCCCACTTTACCATATTATTTAATGATGCAGAGCTGAAGAGGGTGCTCAGCCACAGCCATTCTTGTTGCTGCAAAGGATGTcgaaaggtcatcaacaaaaaagggtatatgttatatcttggGGAATTATaaacgtggctagaaaccaattggttacttagcaacaggacctacagcttattgttggatccgaaccacattatatcgagaaatgaatttatattcaccagaaataaattcctccaatTCTGCATTGGCGGCAAGTGGgagcgaactcaggctaccagaaTGATGTATCGTAAGCCTTTTATAAATCCAAGAAAAGTGACGTGATGCTGCTTGttagcaaaagcttcacatatgaAGATGCCATTCGAACCagtacatcagttgtggagtgcatacttcgAAAACCACTGAGCAGACGACAGATACTTACCTcattccaagtaccacatcaaacTTGTGTTCACCATTCTTTGGTTTTCCATAATCTTGCACAAACATGATGTCAGTTCAATAGGGCGATAATTTTCTGTGTTGAATGGGGTTTTCCTTGGTTTCATGAATGCcagtaattttaacatctcccaAATCTTAGGGGAGATAGGTTTTCGGTAAACTCTGGTAAAAAGGCTTGATATTAAAAGTCATATTTTCAGGGCTATCATTGAATATGTTAAGCCATCCATTCCAGAAACTGATTCAGTACATTTATTTAAAGCtaattcaaattctctcatacTAAAATGTACATTGTAATGTTCATTCCTTAATGTATTAAagtcaatttcgacctgttccattagccttctttgagctgaatagggtctatcatcatttttctttgcaacattagtAAAATGATTAGCAAAATCATTGACCACTAACTAGGCGTCCGCTACCTCACAACTATTGATCTTGATAAAGGAATGTTGACAAGGGgtaaacttgcctgctatttttctaactctcatCGAAACTAAAGTCTGAGTTGTTTTCAAATTTAGTGAAGATGTGAAAATTGTCCAAGATTCCTTTAGTGGCTTTTTAATTTCCTTGTGGAAATTAACTCTTGCTTTTTGAAATTCAACACATTAATACTCGCATTTTCGTCAGCAGTATCTGGTGAAACCAGACCTCATAGTTCTATgaatttcctggcatttacgagtccaccagcgAACtggttgaaaaataaatatgccCGAAGCCGTAGGTATAGCTTGAAGGCCAGCCGAGaccataattgtattaaaaaagtcaagagcatcatctgcacagggaaagtcatcagccgAGACATCTATTGAGCTGTGTTCCTGGAATGCTGCCCAGTCGGCTTTACCAGTGTTCCATTTAGGTACCCTTGAAGATGGAGCATTTGAAGCTACATTCACCACTTTTGGAAAATGGTTGCAGGTAAATCTGTCATTTACCACActccaattaaaataaataaggcaTTCATCATTGCATATAGTTTAATCAGTTGCTGATCATGTgtctgtttgaacatgaaaatgtttaGACTCCCCAGTGTCGAGGATTCCCACACTTTCACCCTCTGTGATGGAACACaggcaccttcctctttgattggtgacgatgtcaccccaaagacgGCTTCTGTCTTTCAAATCTCCAAGAATAATAAAGGGACTCGTTAACTGTTGAATGAGGGATTTAAATTCATCAATAGGGAAGACTTCACTTGGTGGCAGATAGAGAAAGCATACTTTATGTTGTCTTTGCAAATGGATTTGCACACCTACCACTTGCAGTGTAGACTGGACACttataggattttgtggggtgtcattacaaatatataaagcTACAAGTGTCCCCCTGGCCTCCCATATCTACGTTATAAGGGGAATTATAAGATGTATACTCTCATGGGCTGGGACATGTATTATAACCGATCAGGGTCTCCTGCAAAGCTATacatacaggagacacttctgatacgAGCACCTTAGTTCTTCCCATTTCTCTCTTAATCCATAACAGTTCCActtaagaaaattaatgaattttactaaaTTCTGAGGCTGTTAAATTGGAGCCTCTTTTAAGTGTTTTCAGCTTACTGCCTTGCTCctgtttttttctggaaggagaccgatttaTTATAGCAGTCTTCCTTTTTCTCGGGTTATCAATCTCAGGAtcaccagacaaagctggtgcTACCTGACGAGGGGTGTGAGGGTCagacattggtgcatcctccaaagcatcAGAAGCTGGTGCAGGCATCAGGAAGACACAAGCACCAGATAGTGATAACACAGCCTCCAATTCAGGAATGTCAGCCATAGCTAGTGCAGTCTCCAAAGAAGCTGACACACCAAGTATAGctggcacagcctccagagaggtggGAGTGCCTCCGGAGAGGCAGGAGCAGCAAAAATCACTGGCTCGGTCTCCATAGAGGCAGGGGTGCCAGAAATCACTAGTGCTGTCTCTGAAggggcaggagcaccagaaaccactggcatcacctctgaagaggcaggagtgccagaaactaatggcactgcctccaaagatgCAGGCGCACCAGAAATTACTGGCTCAGCCTTCAAAGAGGCAGGAATGCCAGAAATCATTGGCGCAGCATCCAAAGAGGCATGAGTACAGGTCATCActgattttctatttatattaccTCTGGTAGCATTTACATTTCCGAGTACACCAACAGTTGGGGTCTGTACATCACTCCCTTCGAGTAAatccaaaaagcatgtactgcacattcTTCTTTAACTCCGAGATGtgataatgcttttaatttttcactttcttttgctgAGGTCAATCCTACCATCAGCTTTCCTTGACCTTCAGATGATATCTTAGTCTCTCAGCCAAAACACTTCACAGTGTCTCTATACACATTAAAAATATTGCAACTAGATTCTTCCAGATTAAaagtcacaaatatattataagagGTTTCAAATATTCTTGGTCCTATTCCACATATATTTCTGCTCAATTTCCCTTTGCTCTGTACTCgggcatagggtttcagtgtaataCACTAGAAGGTTTCTTTGATTTTTCCAAACAAAGATTATCAGTGGGGCTTGAAATGGTCGTCAACTGTGCCAAAACGGTAccatcaaagggcccaggggtactcgacTCCTTATAGCTACTATTCATAaagactggagagaaaaaaaaaattgaacctgGAAACCTTAATAAgacatcatcagcctttcatgaaaTTTATTACCAAAGGCTCAAATGAGAACTAACTCCCAATTGTCCATGCCCTTTCCCTACCCCGCAAGGGATGGCTCAACATGATTaaagtggcccaagtgtaagccaaacctgctAGCTTGGTATTACAAGCCTACAATCATCCCCATCCCATTCCTATTATGGGCAAAccgatagaatgccgagagtcctatccccagaaccagCTCCCCCCCATGGAATCCGTGGCCCAGCCCCGCAAAATAGTTACGCCCTTGAGTTATTAATCTTatatctctcaggtccaaacattattgggtagttgatgatcctacaACAGTTCCCGCAATATAGTTGTAGATATAAACCCAGTCcgagctatgatatcttttcctatttatcaGGTCCAATAAAGTTTaggaaaagtggaaaattccgcAAAAATTAATCTAAGAAATATACAATGATCTAtgggactcttggactcaaatacatgaaaaaattcCTGGGgctcaagagccccctcaccacgtcaatgTGGTCCCAGTGTTTCAAATAACTTTCTATTTGTAATTAGGTACTTTACTCAAACAACAGACCTGAGTAGCCAATCACTCGTGTTATTCATCTATTAAGGTATTAAATTTCATATAAGATATGCAAGTCCATCGGCTAAAAAGTAGGTTAACATTTAAAGTGATGACAAATAAGGTCAAATTTTTGGTGGCAATGATTATCATTTATATCCATTTTGCAGATCGCAAAGGATGTGTTATTGAAGGAGGAGCTGGACAAGATGACTCTTCATACTTACAATTCGGAGGAGGGTGGGTCTTGTGGTGTGTCAGAGTCCTGCCTCTGGGAAGGAAATCCACGGTCTCTAGAAGGACCTCAATGGGGAGTTTCTTCATAATTATGCTTTGATATGGGATACATTCACTCCATAGCTGATGGAACTACTAACGTGAAAATATGCAATTTACTCTGTAACATTGTGAACGACCTAATGGGTGGTTTAATGATCGACGATGAAGAGCAGTTGGGTGACATCACCGGAGATGCAGAAGTATTGAAATTATATGATGAAGAAGTTGCCAGATTAAAAGAGAACCCTGAACTGGGCGCCGAAATAAAGAGAGAACTCGACGAAGGCGCAAAAGTTCGTCCGTTGATCCGGCATATTTGTAAGGTCCCATCAGATGTGCCTGTCATGACTAAAAGTGTCACAGCCATTTTTAGCTCTGAGATATCAGACAGATTCTACAGGAAGGCGAAGTTAAAGGGAGTCAGCCTTCACTCAGCACTTGCGACTCTTATCAACCTTAGTTTTGTTAAACTATTACAAGAGCATGGCATCAATCAGGATGAATATAATCTGAGAGCTGGACACGATATCAACATCAGGAGATACTACGACTCGGAGAAGTCAGCGAGAGCTCTCGGCGTCCACGGACCACAGTATGGATACAGATCTTCGTTCTGGGCGCCAAGAGACTTGGTTCCTGTGTTCTGGGAGACTGCCAAGGAATTCAACACAAGGTTTCACGCAGATATATCGTCACGAAAGGTGTTAACGGTGTCAGCGTACCGAATGAGGAATGAAAACACAAGCCAGAATTTCAGAGAAATGTTTAGGACAGACGGGGAGCCAAATTACTACTACACCATATCGAACATGGGGAATCTGTCTGGGGCATTATTCGAAGGGGGCCAGTATGTCGCTCTGAAGAAACTCACGAGGTTCTCTTCTCTTAGGAATGGGAACTCTTTCATGTGCATCTATATCCATACATTTAGAAACCAGTTGAATCTGACATATGCTTATTCTTCAAGGTTCTTATCACATGACACTGTTGAAAGGCTTGCAGACCTGTTTGAGAT
Coding sequences within it:
- the LOC135218958 gene encoding uncharacterized protein LOC135218958, which translates into the protein MAADGSRWLRKATDLERMFEIGHQMQVYLTHYTLDLASAEPLDEAFFRKALTHLYRKVPVLRVCLRERDSELWLLEMEKCIIDLQIAKDVLLKEELDKMTLHTYNSEEGGSCGVSESCLWEGNPRFDMGYIHSIADGTTNVKICNLLCNIVNDLMGGLMIDDEEQLGDITGDAEVLKLYDEEVARLKENPELGAEIKRELDEGAKVRPLIRHICKVPSDVPVMTKSVTAIFSSEISDRFYRKAKLKGVSLHSALATLINLSFVKLLQEHGINQDEYNLRAGHDINIRRYYDSEKSARALGVHGPQYGYRSSFWAPRDLVPVFWETAKEFNTRFHADISSRKVLTVSAYRMRNENTSQNFREMFRTDGEPNYYYTISNMGNLSGALFEGGQYVALKKLTRFSSLRNGNSFMCIYIHTFRNQLNLTYAYSSRFLSHDTVERLADLFEINLPLVCDI